The bacterium DNA window AACGCGCGCACTTCTTTTGTCGCCGCGCTTTGGTGTTTCGAGACTGATCCAGCGGCTTCGGTCACCCACCCCCGATCTTCCTGATCTTCGGCAGTACTGACGACGGAGCGTTCCATTCCGCCCCGCGCCAGCGGCCACGACGCGGCGGGAACAGTCCTAGGAAGAGAGCAAGCCGAATTCGCTTGATGCGTGGGTGTCACCGAACACTCAAAACCGGCCACGCGCGGTCGCTTCAAAACCAGCCACGTCGGTGCGGCGAGTGGATGATCGGCGATCGGTTCGTCCGAGGCAAGTGGTGGAGTCCCGGGCCGCCGCAGCGCTGTGGATGCTGTGGAAATCGCGCAGCGATTTCCAAGGACCTGTGGGCGCCCGCGAAGCGGGCGTCCAAGCGCAGCGGCAGGTCCGGCGGCATCCATAGCGACTCTCCGAGGACGCATGGCGGTCAGTCCTGGGCGGCCGTCGCGGCGGCCGTCGCCCGCTCGTGCATCCGGCGGCTGCGGCCCTGCATGCGGATGATCTCGGCCCGCGAGAGGAAGCGGTCGAGGATCGCCGTGGCGGCGGGCACGTCGTTCAGAAACGCGCCCCAGTCCTCCGTGGGGCGGTTCGTCGTGATCAGCGTCGAGCCGGTCTCGTGGCGGCGGACGAAGACCTCGAGCAGGTCCTCCGACGCGCCGGGCGCGAGCCGCTTCATCCCGAAGTCCTCGATCACGAGCAGATCGACGCGCCGGAGCGCCTGCACCAGTTCCCGGCGCTGGCTCGCCGCCGTCGCCTCCGCGAAGTCGCCGGCGAGGTCGAAGACGCTGCGCACGAGCACGCGGTGGCCGGCCCGGATCGCGCCGACCGAGATCGCGAGCGCGGCGTGCGTCTTGCCGATCCCAGGCGGCCCGATCAGGAGCACGCCGCGCTTCTCGGCGACGAAGCGCGCCGTCGCGAGATCCAGCAGCCGGCCGCGCGGGATCTTCGGGTTGAAGGACCAGTCGAAGTCCGAGAAGTCCTTCGGCGCCGCGATCCCCGCCTGCTTGAGCCGCCGCGCAAACAGCCGGTCGGACCGCCGCGCGAGCTCGTCCTGCACCAGCAGCTCGAGGAATTCGAGACAGTCGAGGTCGGCGCCGCGCGCCTGCTGGACGCGGGCGGGCAGCGTCTGCACCATCCCGGACAGGCGCAGATGACGCAGGTTCGCGGCGAGTTGCGGGTTCACGTCAGATCCTCCAGCGCGTAGGCGGACATGGGACGGATGAGCTCGTGCTCGGCGAGCAGCGCGGGGAGCGTCCGCTGCACCGCCCGTCGCTCGACCAGGCGGGCGAAGATCCTGTAGCGGAAGACGCCGTGTTCGGCCGCGAGGCGCGCCACGGCCAGCACCTCCTCGCGCGGGAAGCGGCGCAGGAGGCCGAGCGTCCCCTGGATCAGCCGCATCGCGCGCACGCCGCGCGCCGCGAAGGCCGCCTCGGCCCACGCGCGCAGGTCCGGCCCGACCTGGCCGCAGCGCGCGAGCTGGCGCTCGAGGAAGACGCGCTGCGTCGAGACGAGGCTCGCCGCCGGCGCCCCCGGCGCCGCCGCGTAGCGGCCCGGTTCGACCCGCGCATGCACGGCGACGAGCCGGCCCTCGTGGCGGACCCGGACCAGCCGCCCGTCCCAGAGCACCTCGACGGCCCGGCCCAGCAGGTGCGTCGGCACCGGGTAGAAGCCGGCCTCGACTTCGACGTGCCCGTCGGCGTGCACGACGCGCGTGCCGCGGCGGAAGAAGGAAAACGGCGCCGCGCCGAGCGGCTGCAGCGCGTCCTTGTCCGTCTCCAGGTAGTGCCGCCAAACCTGCTTGCGCGTCGTGCCGTGGATCCGCAGCCGCGCGATCGTCTCGTTCCAGCGCCGCAGGAAGGCGTTCAGCTCCGCCAGGCCGTCGAAGCGCCGCCCCTTCAGCGCGTTGTCCTTCACGTAGCCGCCGGCCCGCTCCTCCTTGCCGTTCTCCTGCGGGTGCCGCGGGCGGATCGGCAGCGCCGCGAAGCCCCAGTGCGCCGCGAACGCCGCGTACACCGGGTTCGCGTCCGGATCGTAGAGGCAGGCGCGGACCACCGCCGCCTTCAGGTTGTCGTGGCGCACCACCTTCGGGATCCCGCCCAGCGCCGCAAACGCCCGCTCGTGCAGCCGCAGAAACGTCTCCAGCTTCTGGTCCCAGACCGCCTCCTCGTAGCCGTGACGCGAGCAGCACAGCGTCATGCGGAAGACCCACGGCCGGCGCCACTGACCCGCCTCACCGTCCAGCGTCGGCGGCCCCTGGAAGAAATCGACCTGCGCCTCCTCGCCCGGCGGGCTGTGCATGACCGTCGTCGCCCGGCGCTCCGGCGCCGCACGCCGCAC harbors:
- the istB gene encoding IS21-like element helper ATPase IstB — its product is MNPQLAANLRHLRLSGMVQTLPARVQQARGADLDCLEFLELLVQDELARRSDRLFARRLKQAGIAAPKDFSDFDWSFNPKIPRGRLLDLATARFVAEKRGVLLIGPPGIGKTHAALAISVGAIRAGHRVLVRSVFDLAGDFAEATAASQRRELVQALRRVDLLVIEDFGMKRLAPGASEDLLEVFVRRHETGSTLITTNRPTEDWGAFLNDVPAATAILDRFLSRAEIIRMQGRSRRMHERATAAATAAQD
- the istA gene encoding IS21 family transposase yields the protein MSNYLTVDKREQIQALLALRWSDRRIAREVGVNRETVGRRRAAIASKPAEAFPGSGDGDGTAADGRGRTGAAKPAEVFAGSGGKPAKAFAGSRSSAEAYRDEVRQKLAAGLTAQRIWQDLVEEHGYGGSYESVKRFVRRAAPERRATTVMHSPPGEEAQVDFFQGPPTLDGEAGQWRRPWVFRMTLCCSRHGYEEAVWDQKLETFLRLHERAFAALGGIPKVVRHDNLKAAVVRACLYDPDANPVYAAFAAHWGFAALPIRPRHPQENGKEERAGGYVKDNALKGRRFDGLAELNAFLRRWNETIARLRIHGTTRKQVWRHYLETDKDALQPLGAAPFSFFRRGTRVVHADGHVEVEAGFYPVPTHLLGRAVEVLWDGRLVRVRHEGRLVAVHARVEPGRYAAAPGAPAASLVSTQRVFLERQLARCGQVGPDLRAWAEAAFAARGVRAMRLIQGTLGLLRRFPREEVLAVARLAAEHGVFRYRIFARLVERRAVQRTLPALLAEHELIRPMSAYALEDLT